Proteins encoded within one genomic window of Formosa agariphila KMM 3901:
- the rhaM gene encoding L-rhamnose mutarotase yields the protein MERLAFKMKLNKGQKQAYKERHDQLWPELKQLLKDNGVSEYSIFIDEETNTLFAFQKVSGHGGSQDLANNEIVKKWWDFMADIMQVNPDNSPVSIPLEEVFYME from the coding sequence ATGGAAAGATTAGCATTTAAAATGAAGCTAAATAAAGGTCAAAAACAAGCTTATAAAGAACGTCATGACCAATTATGGCCAGAGTTAAAACAATTGTTAAAAGACAACGGGGTTAGCGAGTATTCTATTTTTATAGATGAAGAAACCAATACCTTATTTGCTTTTCAGAAAGTGTCTGGGCATGGGGGGTCACAAGATTTAGCAAACAATGAAATCGTTAAAAAATGGTGGGATTTTATGGCTGATATTATGCAAGTTAATCCAGATAATTCACCAGTGTCAATTCCTTTAGAAGAAGTATTTTATATGGAATAA